From Paenibacillus sp. V4I7, one genomic window encodes:
- a CDS encoding Fur family transcriptional regulator has protein sequence MEARIEKIKQQLQSQGYKLTPQREATVRVLLENEQDHLSAEDVFMLVKDKAPEIGLATVYRTLELLSELHVLEKMNFGDGVARYDLRDDSTRHHHHHLICVQCGAVDEIMEDWLGPLEERLEQDFHFQVLDHRLDFQGICYRCNDRGKPDSLDKSKITVSE, from the coding sequence ATGGAAGCAAGGATCGAGAAGATTAAGCAGCAATTGCAATCCCAAGGGTACAAACTAACCCCTCAACGGGAAGCGACAGTACGCGTACTTTTAGAGAATGAACAAGATCATTTAAGTGCTGAAGATGTGTTTATGCTTGTGAAGGACAAGGCCCCAGAGATCGGACTGGCAACAGTTTACCGAACTTTAGAGCTCCTGAGTGAGCTGCATGTCTTGGAAAAAATGAATTTTGGCGACGGTGTCGCTCGTTACGATTTACGTGACGACAGTACACGTCATCATCACCATCACTTAATCTGCGTGCAATGCGGAGCCGTGGATGAAATTATGGAAGATTGGCTCGGACCATTAGAAGAACGGTTAGAGCAAGATTTTCATTTTCAAGTGCTAGATCATCGACTTGATTTTCAAGGTATATGCTATCGCTGTAACGATCGAGGAAAACCGGACTCATTGGACAAATCTAAAATAACAGTTTCTGAATAG
- the mciZ gene encoding Z-ring formation inhibitor MciZ gives MDMKSYVTDRQIRLVGKAWEIKRQLQLMLQQGGNTITLLDYVTGLHNPQPHKSLGNKRGPAIIPFPSR, from the coding sequence ATGGATATGAAGAGCTATGTAACCGACCGTCAAATTCGACTTGTAGGGAAGGCCTGGGAAATCAAACGACAATTACAGCTCATGCTGCAGCAAGGTGGTAATACCATTACGCTATTGGATTATGTAACTGGCTTGCACAATCCGCAGCCGCACAAATCGCTTGGAAATAAGCGGGGTCCTGCGATAATCCCCTTCCCATCGAGGTAA
- a CDS encoding thiamine pyrophosphate-dependent dehydrogenase E1 component subunit alpha has translation MSIGQLYKHRSLGLSDDEAVRMYTVMSLAAKYDERAFMLQRAGKIPFHVSGMGQYAGQVGMAFAMKAQKDYFLPYYRDYAFVLSVGMTVRDLMLAVFCKAEDVNSGGRQMAGHFGDKKNHIVTGSSPVTTQVPHAAGIALAAKMKKQDFVTFVSFGEGSSNQGDFHEGCNFAGVHKLPVIFVCENNQYAISVPLHKQVAGKIADRALGYGFPGIQVDGSDVLEMYRVTKEARERAARGEGPTLIEMISYRLMPHSTSDDDMLYRTKEEVEQNRQKDGILKFKEYLMECGLWSEDQDRDLQERQKQEINEATKYADLAPYPKPEDTLLHVYAEGDDN, from the coding sequence ATGTCTATTGGTCAACTATATAAACATAGAAGTTTAGGTTTGTCTGACGACGAAGCCGTTCGTATGTATACAGTTATGAGTCTTGCTGCTAAATATGATGAGCGAGCTTTCATGCTTCAACGCGCAGGTAAAATACCTTTTCACGTATCTGGAATGGGACAATATGCCGGTCAGGTAGGGATGGCTTTTGCGATGAAAGCGCAAAAAGATTATTTCTTGCCCTATTATCGTGACTATGCGTTTGTACTATCTGTAGGCATGACTGTGAGGGATTTAATGCTTGCGGTTTTTTGCAAAGCAGAAGACGTCAACAGCGGCGGCAGACAAATGGCTGGTCACTTTGGCGATAAGAAAAATCATATAGTCACGGGGTCGTCCCCTGTTACGACCCAAGTGCCGCATGCAGCTGGTATCGCGCTTGCAGCCAAAATGAAAAAGCAAGACTTCGTCACATTTGTTTCCTTCGGTGAAGGCTCAAGCAATCAAGGGGATTTCCACGAAGGCTGTAATTTCGCGGGTGTACATAAGCTTCCTGTTATTTTCGTTTGTGAAAATAATCAATACGCGATTTCCGTTCCTCTTCATAAACAAGTGGCTGGAAAAATCGCGGATCGTGCGCTGGGGTATGGGTTCCCAGGTATTCAAGTAGACGGCAGCGATGTATTAGAAATGTATCGGGTTACGAAGGAAGCAAGAGAAAGAGCAGCTCGTGGTGAAGGTCCAACGCTCATCGAAATGATTTCCTATCGACTCATGCCTCATTCAACGTCGGATGATGACATGCTGTACCGGACAAAAGAAGAAGTAGAACAGAACCGTCAAAAAGACGGCATCCTTAAATTCAAAGAATATTTAATGGAATGCGGACTATGGAGTGAAGATCAGGATCGTGACCTTCAGGAACGGCAAAAGCAAGAGATTAATGAAGCTACAAAGTATGCGGATCTCGCGCCTTATCCGAAACCGGAAGATACTCTCCTTCATGTTTACGCGGAAGGAGATGACAACTAA
- a CDS encoding dihydrolipoamide acetyltransferase family protein, with protein sequence MNQTNSRLTEVTVPHLAESLVSATIGKWLKKPGDYIEQYDVLCELFTEKVNTEMPSPIEGTLVKIIVGDGETAAVGEAICLIEEPGTVLANGPTAGTAVASHAGAALAEDSDQSMRGRYSPAVHRLAQDNRVDLSRVAGTGLGGRITRKDVEQFIASGGAKAAPAAVQTIQPAAAFAPQTAAQVDSQQDHQPVRSSGIHLSANPQTPLIEAEGHSLDAGNEHFIDVTPIRNAIASRMKQSVTEIPHAWTMIEVDVTNLVVLRNKVKDEFMRSEGINLTYLAFMLKAVVNAIKDYPIINSVWAVDKIIVKRDINISLSVGTEDSVMTPVIKKADQKNIAGLAREIDELTKKTRAGKLSLNDMVGGTFTVNNTGSFGSILSYPIINYPQAAIVTFESIVKKPVVIQDMIAVRSMVNLCLSLDHRILDGVICGRFLQRVKENLESYNADTKIY encoded by the coding sequence ATGAACCAAACGAACAGCCGACTAACCGAGGTTACGGTACCGCATCTAGCGGAGAGCCTCGTTTCGGCTACAATAGGCAAATGGCTCAAGAAGCCTGGCGATTATATCGAACAATACGATGTGCTTTGTGAGCTTTTCACAGAGAAAGTGAATACGGAAATGCCTTCACCAATTGAAGGTACACTGGTAAAAATTATTGTCGGCGATGGCGAAACAGCTGCTGTTGGCGAAGCCATTTGTTTGATTGAAGAACCGGGTACAGTGTTAGCTAACGGACCAACCGCAGGAACTGCAGTTGCTAGTCATGCTGGAGCCGCGCTAGCGGAAGACTCAGACCAAAGCATGCGGGGTCGTTATTCACCAGCTGTGCACAGGCTTGCGCAAGACAATCGTGTAGATTTGTCTCGTGTTGCAGGGACGGGACTTGGCGGAAGGATTACGCGTAAGGACGTTGAGCAATTCATCGCTTCCGGTGGAGCAAAAGCAGCTCCTGCCGCCGTGCAAACGATTCAACCGGCAGCTGCTTTTGCTCCTCAAACCGCAGCACAAGTGGATTCGCAGCAAGACCACCAGCCTGTTCGCAGCTCCGGCATCCATTTATCCGCCAATCCGCAAACGCCGTTGATTGAAGCGGAAGGACATTCATTAGACGCTGGAAATGAGCATTTCATTGACGTTACGCCAATTCGTAATGCCATTGCTTCTCGTATGAAACAAAGTGTCACTGAAATTCCACATGCGTGGACAATGATAGAGGTGGATGTTACCAATCTCGTTGTGCTGCGGAATAAAGTGAAGGATGAATTTATGCGCAGCGAAGGGATTAACTTGACGTATTTAGCCTTCATGTTGAAGGCTGTTGTTAATGCGATTAAAGATTACCCGATCATTAATTCGGTTTGGGCTGTAGATAAAATTATCGTGAAACGCGATATTAATATCTCATTGTCGGTTGGTACCGAAGATTCGGTTATGACGCCGGTTATCAAAAAAGCGGATCAAAAAAATATCGCAGGACTAGCCAGAGAAATTGATGAATTGACGAAGAAAACACGTGCGGGGAAATTATCGCTGAATGATATGGTTGGCGGGACATTTACTGTAAATAATACAGGCTCCTTCGGTTCGATTCTGTCATATCCGATCATCAATTACCCGCAAGCAGCCATTGTGACCTTCGAATCGATTGTGAAGAAGCCTGTTGTTATTCAAGATATGATTGCGGTTCGTTCAATGGTTAACCTTTGTTTGTCCCTAGATCACCGTATTCTTGATGGTGTCATCTGTGGCAGGTTCCTACAGCGTGTGAAAGAAAATTTAGAAAGTTATAACGCGGATACAAAGATTTATTAG
- the lpdA gene encoding dihydrolipoyl dehydrogenase, which produces MSEHRYDVVVLGGGIGGYTAAIRAAQLGKTVAVVERDKLGGTCLHQGCIPSKSLLRSAEVYATMKKSEDYGITAESIELKFDSVLNRKQRIVDQLHQGLQFLMKKNKITVHYGNGRIIGPSIFSPRSGAVSVEKEDGDIETLLSSNLIIATGSRPRSLPGLEIDGTHILTSEDALRMENLPKSIIIVGGGVIGVEWASMLSDFGVAVTIVELDKRLVSLEDADISKELERLFKKRGINLVTGAKVLPDSVKVSEGSVTLQADKQGEIVELTADKVLVSVGRVANIEGIGLENTDIKIDKGIIRVNRFMQTTESHIYAVGDVIGGLMLAHMAGHEGILAAEHLAGQTPHELQAHLVSKCTYTRPEIASVGWTEQQAVDQGHKVKIGKFSFKGIGKALVYGDTDGFVKVIADSETNDILGVHMIGPHVTNSISEAALAQVLNATPWEVGQTIHPHPTLSEALGEAMLAVDGIAISG; this is translated from the coding sequence ATGAGTGAACATAGATATGATGTCGTAGTTCTAGGTGGTGGTATTGGAGGTTACACCGCGGCTATACGGGCTGCACAATTAGGGAAAACGGTGGCTGTCGTGGAAAGGGACAAGCTTGGGGGTACTTGTTTACACCAAGGCTGTATCCCAAGTAAATCTCTCCTTCGGAGTGCTGAAGTATACGCAACAATGAAGAAAAGTGAGGATTATGGCATTACTGCGGAGTCTATTGAACTGAAGTTTGACAGTGTGCTTAATCGTAAGCAACGTATTGTTGATCAACTGCATCAAGGACTGCAATTCCTGATGAAGAAAAATAAAATCACCGTCCATTACGGCAATGGCCGTATTATTGGACCTTCTATCTTTTCACCACGCAGCGGTGCCGTTTCTGTAGAGAAGGAAGACGGGGATATCGAAACGCTTCTATCGAGTAATTTGATCATTGCTACAGGTTCCAGACCGCGTAGTTTGCCAGGTTTAGAGATCGATGGTACACATATTTTAACGAGTGAAGACGCTTTGCGTATGGAGAATCTTCCGAAGTCAATCATTATTGTCGGTGGCGGTGTGATCGGTGTAGAATGGGCTTCGATGCTGAGCGATTTCGGCGTAGCAGTTACCATAGTTGAGCTGGATAAACGATTAGTGAGCTTAGAAGATGCGGATATTTCCAAAGAACTGGAGCGCTTGTTTAAGAAACGCGGCATTAACCTCGTTACTGGAGCAAAAGTGCTTCCTGATTCCGTGAAGGTGTCGGAAGGCAGTGTTACTTTACAAGCGGACAAGCAAGGGGAGATCGTTGAATTAACAGCAGATAAGGTGCTTGTTTCTGTTGGCCGAGTGGCCAATATTGAGGGAATTGGGCTTGAAAATACCGATATTAAAATAGATAAAGGTATCATTCGTGTGAATCGGTTCATGCAAACGACAGAATCACATATCTATGCGGTTGGCGACGTTATTGGAGGACTTATGCTGGCGCATATGGCTGGTCATGAAGGGATTTTGGCAGCTGAACACCTAGCTGGTCAAACTCCGCATGAGCTGCAAGCGCATCTCGTTTCAAAATGTACGTATACAAGACCTGAGATAGCTAGTGTTGGTTGGACCGAACAACAGGCAGTCGACCAAGGACACAAAGTGAAAATTGGCAAATTTAGCTTCAAAGGGATTGGAAAAGCACTTGTATATGGAGATACAGATGGCTTTGTAAAGGTTATAGCAGATAGCGAAACGAATGACATTCTGGGTGTACACATGATTGGACCGCATGTGACTAACAGCATATCCGAAGCAGCGCTTGCCCAGGTACTGAATGCGACGCCTTGGGAAGTGGGCCAAACCATTCATCCACATCCAACTTTGTCGGAAGCATTAGGAGAAGCGATGCTGGCTGTCGATGGGATTGCAATCAGCGGATAA
- the spoIIM gene encoding stage II sporulation protein M, which yields MNRNLTMKQYMKDNLPLFIFVSVLFIIGVVFGAVMVNALSLEQKQEMTRHLGSFFHEINEGAEFDSRQSFVQAFGMHMKWILLIWLFGLSIVGLPLILVLDFLKGVLIGFTVGYLVGQMSWKGMLFALVSVAPQNLIVIPAILFCSVAAMAFSIYMIKNRFMSRNGNIYQPFMRYTTLTLLMGVFLLGAALWEGYMSQLMMRWVTPMLVGLYG from the coding sequence ATGAATAGGAACCTAACGATGAAACAATATATGAAGGATAATTTACCGCTATTTATATTCGTCTCCGTACTTTTCATCATAGGGGTCGTGTTCGGCGCCGTGATGGTGAATGCACTTTCTTTGGAACAAAAGCAAGAAATGACTCGTCATTTGGGTAGTTTCTTTCATGAAATTAATGAAGGCGCTGAGTTTGACAGCAGGCAATCGTTCGTTCAAGCTTTCGGCATGCATATGAAGTGGATTTTATTGATATGGCTCTTTGGATTGTCTATTGTCGGGCTGCCATTGATTCTCGTTCTGGACTTTCTCAAAGGTGTGCTAATTGGGTTTACGGTTGGATATCTTGTCGGACAAATGTCATGGAAGGGCATGTTATTTGCACTTGTTTCCGTTGCGCCGCAGAATCTGATTGTTATTCCGGCTATCCTATTCTGCAGTGTAGCAGCTATGGCATTCTCGATCTATATGATCAAAAATCGCTTTATGAGCCGTAATGGAAACATATACCAGCCCTTTATGCGTTATACTACGCTTACCCTTCTGATGGGGGTATTCCTTCTTGGAGCAGCGCTTTGGGAAGGATATATGTCGCAATTGATGATGAGATGGGTAACGCCTATGCTTGTTGGTCTATATGGATAA
- a CDS encoding DUF3866 family protein has product MIRDEGIVADIISVREGLQIVTIWMRSGELERAVHYTDTLPLLSPGDVVDLNVTAMKLRLGSGGFHIVISIRDRGLDHHSASTSSSGHIMKLKYTPVQRRVLAIEEPASSFHSSFQGDMNIEGMPVLLGELHSMLPVVICWLRYRHLQRKSSDRALEVAYIMTDGGALPLAWSEHVAMLEEMEWLKTTITYGQAYGGKVEAVNKFSALVAAKHVVKADICLVTMGPGIVGTNTRYGFSGLEVGELVNAVYALGGIPVVIPRISFADPRTRHQGISHHTLTALQLAARCPAVVPLPLLEAKERAIVQKQAQNLQVHRIVGMPSPSIAEIAEAFSMYPQPITSMGRGLSQDPAYFQAICAAADCASQLHNPIA; this is encoded by the coding sequence ATGATACGGGATGAGGGTATAGTTGCGGATATTATTTCGGTCAGAGAGGGACTTCAGATTGTTACGATATGGATGCGGAGCGGTGAGCTTGAGCGCGCTGTGCACTATACCGATACTTTGCCTTTGTTAAGTCCAGGGGACGTGGTTGATTTAAATGTAACAGCCATGAAGCTGAGGTTAGGTTCAGGGGGATTTCATATTGTAATATCCATTCGTGACCGAGGTTTGGATCATCATTCAGCATCTACATCATCAAGTGGACATATCATGAAGCTCAAATATACCCCGGTACAGCGAAGGGTGCTGGCTATTGAAGAGCCTGCCAGCTCGTTTCATTCTTCGTTTCAAGGTGACATGAATATAGAGGGGATGCCCGTCTTGCTAGGAGAATTGCACAGTATGCTGCCTGTCGTAATATGCTGGCTCAGATATCGGCATCTACAAAGAAAATCATCTGATCGTGCCTTGGAGGTGGCCTATATCATGACAGATGGGGGGGCTCTTCCACTTGCATGGAGTGAACATGTGGCCATGCTCGAGGAGATGGAATGGCTTAAAACAACCATTACTTATGGTCAAGCTTACGGAGGTAAGGTGGAGGCGGTTAACAAATTTAGCGCATTAGTTGCAGCGAAGCATGTAGTCAAAGCAGATATCTGCCTTGTAACCATGGGGCCAGGCATCGTGGGAACGAATACCCGATACGGTTTTTCAGGTCTTGAGGTTGGTGAACTCGTAAATGCCGTATATGCCCTTGGTGGGATTCCAGTGGTCATTCCGAGAATTTCTTTTGCTGATCCGAGGACTCGCCATCAGGGAATTAGTCATCATACACTTACTGCGCTGCAGCTGGCAGCGAGATGTCCGGCTGTAGTGCCTCTACCACTTTTGGAGGCAAAAGAAAGGGCTATTGTACAGAAACAAGCGCAGAATCTGCAGGTGCACCGAATTGTAGGCATGCCGAGCCCATCGATTGCGGAAATCGCAGAAGCTTTTTCTATGTATCCACAGCCCATTACCTCGATGGGAAGGGGATTATCGCAGGACCCCGCTTATTTCCAAGCGATTTGTGCGGCTGCGGATTGTGCAAGCCAGTTACATAATCCAATAGCGTAA
- a CDS encoding NUDIX hydrolase, translating into MTLHKKFEEITIKTEPIFKGKIISLQVDHVLLPNGESATREIVKHPGAVAVIPLLGDKMIVVEQYRKPLEKSQVEIPAGKLDAGEEPLKAALRELEEETGFRTENIKLISSFYTSPGFADEIIHLYLAEDLVKGAANPDEDEFLECEAITLEQAQQYIREGRISDAKTIMAVYAWQLYLLTGQI; encoded by the coding sequence ATGACATTACATAAAAAATTCGAAGAAATAACCATCAAGACCGAACCTATTTTCAAAGGTAAAATCATTTCACTTCAGGTGGATCATGTCCTACTCCCTAATGGGGAATCCGCAACACGAGAAATCGTAAAACACCCTGGAGCTGTAGCAGTGATTCCGCTGCTTGGAGATAAAATGATTGTTGTGGAACAGTATCGGAAACCGCTCGAGAAAAGTCAGGTCGAGATCCCGGCTGGTAAGCTGGATGCAGGTGAAGAGCCGCTTAAGGCAGCTTTACGCGAATTAGAGGAAGAAACAGGCTTTCGGACAGAAAATATCAAGCTGATCAGTTCCTTCTATACCTCGCCAGGTTTCGCGGATGAAATCATTCATCTTTATCTCGCAGAAGATTTGGTGAAGGGCGCTGCGAATCCGGATGAGGATGAATTCCTGGAATGTGAAGCGATTACTTTGGAACAAGCTCAGCAGTACATACGTGAAGGGCGAATTAGCGATGCTAAGACGATTATGGCTGTTTACGCCTGGCAGTTGTACCTTTTGACGGGTCAAATCTAA
- a CDS encoding endonuclease Q family protein, translated as MNAYYVDLHIHIGRTEKGQAVKISAANDLTFFNIAQEAAVRKGMEIIGIIDCHSPSVQDDIMTYLDRGEMLELEGGGIRYQDTTIMLGSEIEVRDPGMGPAHLLAYMPNLTAMQGFTQWMKGHMKNVELSSQRIYVPARVLQDEVLGRGGILIPAHIFTPHKSVYGSASSKMEYLLDLKGISAVELGLSADSDMAGLISELDPFTFVTNSDAHSLGKIGREYNEMKLAAPTYEELVKALHRQEERGIIANYGLNPRLGKYHRTYCSLCESVLNESETSAGRCADCGSNKIIRGVMDRILNLADREMAYLPPYRPPYHFQVPLEFIPGLGPKKLDQLLRRFGTEMNVLHRSTPDELASEIGEEIAAYIVKAREGTLQLEVGGGGRYGKVKNRS; from the coding sequence ATGAATGCTTATTATGTTGATCTCCACATTCATATAGGTCGAACAGAGAAGGGACAAGCGGTGAAGATCAGCGCAGCGAATGACCTGACTTTCTTCAATATTGCACAGGAAGCTGCCGTCAGAAAAGGAATGGAGATCATCGGTATTATCGATTGTCACTCGCCTTCCGTCCAGGATGACATCATGACGTACTTGGATCGGGGAGAGATGCTGGAGCTGGAAGGCGGCGGTATCCGGTATCAGGACACGACGATTATGCTGGGCAGTGAAATAGAGGTGCGCGATCCAGGCATGGGCCCGGCCCATTTGCTTGCCTATATGCCTAATCTTACGGCGATGCAGGGGTTCACTCAATGGATGAAGGGTCACATGAAAAATGTGGAGCTAAGCTCTCAGCGCATCTATGTACCTGCTCGCGTACTTCAAGATGAGGTACTTGGCAGGGGGGGCATCCTTATACCCGCGCATATTTTCACTCCGCACAAAAGTGTATACGGAAGTGCGTCTTCTAAAATGGAGTACCTTCTTGATCTTAAGGGCATCTCTGCGGTTGAGCTTGGTCTAAGTGCTGATTCCGATATGGCCGGTTTAATTTCGGAGCTTGATCCGTTCACATTCGTTACCAACTCAGATGCGCATTCCCTTGGTAAAATCGGACGTGAGTACAACGAGATGAAGCTGGCTGCCCCTACGTATGAGGAGCTCGTTAAAGCGCTGCACCGTCAAGAGGAACGCGGTATAATAGCCAACTACGGCCTTAACCCTCGTCTAGGTAAATACCACCGAACCTACTGCAGCTTATGCGAATCCGTTCTGAATGAAAGTGAAACGTCCGCCGGGCGCTGTGCCGACTGTGGCAGCAATAAAATCATCAGAGGAGTCATGGATCGGATTCTGAACTTAGCGGACCGTGAAATGGCTTACCTCCCGCCTTATCGACCTCCGTATCATTTTCAAGTTCCACTAGAATTTATCCCAGGTTTAGGGCCTAAAAAGCTTGATCAACTTCTTCGCCGCTTCGGAACGGAAATGAATGTACTGCATCGCTCGACACCAGATGAGCTTGCAAGTGAAATTGGTGAAGAAATTGCTGCTTATATTGTAAAAGCGCGAGAAGGCACCTTACAGCTTGAAGTTGGTGGCGGGGGTAGGTACGGCAAAGTTAAAAATCGTTCATAG
- a CDS encoding M20/M25/M40 family metallo-hydrolase yields the protein MIQQNRLVEEFISLVQVDSETRFEQEICVVLKEKFSRLGLHVLEDNSMAKSGHGSGNLICTLEATDSNAAIPTIFFTSHMDTVAPGKGIKPQIGDDGYIRSDGTTILGSDDKAGIAAMIEGIQVLKEQNIPHGRIQFVITAGEESGLKGARAMDRSVMEAEFGFALDSNGSIGDIATAAPGRAEIEIIFHGKSAHAGVNPEDGISAIQVASKAVSRMSLGRIDSETTANIGSFSGVGPLNVVCDKVKMEAEARSIVQHKLESQIAAMKEACESAAADAGTSCEFNADIVYASYMHDDSAPIVQLTSRALSTLGLTARTFHSGGGSDANIFNGMGIPTVNLAIGYHEIHTTKEHIAISDLVKTAELLVALVKEAARV from the coding sequence ATGATTCAGCAAAATCGTTTGGTGGAAGAGTTCATCTCCCTTGTGCAAGTAGACAGCGAGACGCGATTTGAGCAAGAGATTTGTGTCGTTCTTAAAGAAAAGTTCAGTCGTTTAGGGTTGCATGTCTTGGAAGATAATTCGATGGCGAAAAGCGGCCACGGATCAGGGAATTTGATCTGTACACTTGAAGCAACAGACAGCAATGCAGCTATTCCGACCATTTTCTTCACTTCTCATATGGATACGGTAGCTCCTGGGAAAGGTATCAAGCCGCAAATTGGTGATGATGGCTATATCCGCAGCGACGGAACGACGATCCTTGGCAGCGACGACAAAGCCGGTATCGCGGCGATGATCGAAGGCATACAAGTGTTAAAAGAGCAAAATATCCCACATGGTCGCATTCAATTCGTTATTACGGCAGGGGAAGAGAGTGGTCTGAAAGGCGCACGCGCCATGGACCGCAGCGTTATGGAAGCTGAGTTCGGCTTCGCACTTGATTCGAACGGAAGCATTGGCGATATCGCAACAGCAGCACCTGGACGTGCAGAAATAGAAATTATTTTCCACGGAAAGTCAGCTCATGCCGGGGTTAATCCTGAAGATGGTATCAGTGCCATCCAAGTAGCGAGTAAAGCGGTTTCGCGTATGTCGCTCGGTCGAATTGACAGCGAAACTACTGCGAATATTGGCAGTTTCTCAGGTGTAGGTCCTTTGAACGTGGTATGCGATAAAGTGAAGATGGAAGCGGAAGCACGCAGTATCGTTCAGCATAAGCTGGAATCGCAAATCGCCGCGATGAAAGAAGCATGCGAATCAGCAGCAGCTGATGCTGGCACCTCTTGTGAGTTTAATGCAGATATTGTGTATGCTTCCTATATGCATGATGACTCTGCTCCGATTGTACAATTGACCTCTAGAGCACTCTCAACACTGGGATTGACGGCTCGAACCTTCCACTCCGGTGGCGGCAGTGATGCGAATATCTTTAACGGAATGGGCATACCGACGGTTAATCTCGCTATTGGTTATCATGAAATTCATACAACAAAAGAACATATTGCCATCAGTGATTTAGTCAAAACAGCTGAATTACTCGTTGCTCTTGTGAAGGAAGCTGCGAGAGTTTAA
- the prli42 gene encoding stressosome-associated protein Prli42: MTKRSESSLLQNKRWFKLVIYLMLITMLLSSILFTAGLFFDS, encoded by the coding sequence TTGACGAAAAGGAGTGAATCTTCATTGTTACAGAATAAGCGTTGGTTTAAACTCGTGATTTACCTAATGCTAATCACGATGCTGCTCTCAAGCATATTGTTTACTGCGGGATTATTTTTTGATTCATAG
- a CDS encoding alpha-ketoacid dehydrogenase subunit beta, giving the protein MAVITYLEAIRSAMQEEMQQDDNVFVLGEDVGKGGVLNTTKGLRDLFGEERVLDTPLAESAIVGVAIGAAMYGMKPIAEIQFADFIFPATNQILSEAAKIRYRSNNDWTCPIVIRAPYGATGAGALYHSQCPESVFFGTPGVKIVAPSNPYDAKGLLKAAIRDADPVLFFEHKKCYLALSADVPDDDYIVPIGKADIKRQGTDITVIAYGMVVNYALQAAEELAKEGISAHVLDLRSLQPLDKEAILEAARKTGKVLIAHEDNKTGGVGAEVSAIIAEEMLFELDAPIARLCGPDVPAVGSNPPMEKFFLLNPDKLKDAMHKLAMF; this is encoded by the coding sequence ATGGCTGTAATTACATATTTGGAAGCAATCCGATCTGCCATGCAAGAGGAAATGCAGCAGGATGATAACGTCTTCGTACTCGGTGAAGATGTTGGTAAAGGTGGTGTCTTGAACACGACCAAAGGGCTGCGTGATTTGTTTGGTGAAGAGCGTGTTCTGGACACGCCTCTAGCGGAGTCTGCTATCGTAGGTGTGGCTATTGGTGCGGCGATGTATGGGATGAAACCGATCGCCGAAATTCAGTTCGCTGATTTCATCTTCCCAGCAACGAATCAAATTCTTAGTGAAGCGGCTAAGATTCGCTATCGTTCTAATAATGACTGGACATGCCCGATCGTCATTCGTGCTCCCTATGGTGCGACCGGAGCAGGTGCCTTATACCATTCCCAATGTCCGGAATCTGTTTTCTTCGGCACGCCGGGTGTTAAGATCGTAGCGCCTTCGAATCCATATGACGCTAAGGGGCTGCTGAAGGCAGCAATCCGAGATGCAGATCCTGTGTTATTCTTCGAGCACAAGAAGTGCTATCTGGCGTTATCTGCGGACGTGCCAGATGACGATTATATCGTGCCAATCGGCAAGGCTGACATCAAGCGTCAGGGTACGGACATTACGGTCATCGCCTACGGCATGGTTGTAAATTATGCATTACAAGCAGCTGAAGAGCTTGCGAAGGAAGGCATTTCCGCACATGTACTCGACCTGCGCTCCCTACAACCACTAGACAAAGAGGCTATTTTGGAAGCTGCTAGGAAAACGGGCAAAGTGCTAATCGCACATGAAGACAACAAAACAGGTGGCGTTGGCGCAGAAGTGTCGGCGATTATCGCCGAAGAAATGCTGTTCGAGCTTGATGCGCCTATCGCAAGACTTTGCGGACCGGATGTTCCGGCTGTGGGCAGCAATCCACCCATGGAGAAATTTTTCCTGCTCAATCCAGATAAGCTGAAGGATGCCATGCACAAGCTTGCTATGTTCTAA